A single window of Ananas comosus cultivar F153 linkage group 19, ASM154086v1, whole genome shotgun sequence DNA harbors:
- the LOC109724642 gene encoding transcription factor HBP-1b(c38)-like isoform X2: MATSWGYDFAELDQALFLYLDGQEQSGSQEHRQTLNIFPSQPMHVEPSNSKGPISLIPNTSSTSKGPSNQSMEPGKPRTETGKGTKPTVKREGNNGKATVSNSDQEGPKTPDPKTLRRLAQNREAARKSRLRKKAYIQQLESSRIRLSQIEQELQRSRAQGVLFGGGASGGLLGEQGLPTSMGGLSSDAAMFDLEYGRWLEEHHKIMCQLRAALEEHLPENQLRMFVESTLSHYEVLMNLKSIVAKSDVFHLFSGMWKTPTERCFLWIGDFRPSELIKIVLRHIEPLSEQQFLGICGLQQSMQESEEALNQGLEALHHSLSETINSDVLSSPSNMANYMGHMSVAINKLTALEGFVRQADNLRQQTLHRLQQILTTQQSARCFLEIAEYFHRLRALSSLWIARPRQDGPFG, translated from the exons ATGGCAACATCAT GGGGTTACGATTTCGCAGAGCTGGATCAGGCCCTCTTTCTATATCTAGATGGACAGGAACAATCAGGATCTCAAGAACATCGGC AGACTTTGAATATATTCCCTTCCCAGCCCATGCACGTAGAACCATCTAACTCAAAG GGTCCTATCTCTTTGATCCCAAACACTAGTAGTACTTCAAAGGGACCTTCAAACCAATCCATGGAACCAGGAAAACCTAGAACTGAGACAGGAAAAGGAACTAAGCCAACAGTgaag AGAGAAGGAAACAATGGGAAAGCCACAGTTTCTAATTCAGACCAAGAAGGCCCCAAGACACCAGATCCCAAG ACATTGAGAAGGTTAGCTCAGAATAGAGAAGCAGCAAGAAAAAGTAGGCTTAGGAAAAAG GCCTACATTCAACAACTAGAGTCAAGTAGGATCAGACTAAGCCAGATAGAACAAGAGCTTCAGAGATCAAGAGCTCAG GGTGTTCTCTTTGGTGGTGGCGCCAGTGGAGGGCTCCTCGGCGAACAAGGACTCCCCACCAGCATGGGGGGCCTCAGCTCAG ATGCCGCAATGTTCGACCTCGAGTACGGACGATGGCTTGAGGAGCACCACAAGATAATGTGTCAGCTCAGGGCGGCGCTAGAGGAGCACCTACCAGAGAACCAGCTGCGGATGTTCGTCGAGAGCACGCTCTCGCACTACGAAGTGCTGATGAACCTCAAGAGTATCGTGGCCAAGTCCGACGTCTTCCACCTCTTCTCCGGCATGTGGAAGACCCCCACGGAGCGGTGCTTCCTTTGGATCGGCGATTTCCGCCCCTCGGAGCTCATCAAG ATTGTTCTAAGACACATCGAACCGCTCAGCGAACAACAATTCCTGGGGATCTGCGGGCTTCAACAATCGATGCAGGAATCCGAGGAAGCTCTCAACCAAGGCCTCGAAGCTCTCCACCACTCGCTTTCCGAAACCATCAACTCCGACGTGTTGAGCAGCCCGTCGAACATGGCCAACTACATGGGGCATATGTCGGTCGCGATCAACAAGCTCACCGCTCTCGAAGGCTTCGTTAGACAA GCAGATAACCTTAGGCAACAGACCCTCCACAGGCTTCAGCAAATCCTGACCACTCAACAATCCGCGCGATGCTTCTTGGAGATCGCCGAGTACTTCCACCGACTCCGCGCCCTCAGCTCGCTCTGGATCGCCCGCCCGCGGCAGGACGGACCGTTTGGTTAG
- the LOC109724642 gene encoding transcription factor HBP-1b(c38)-like isoform X1, translated as MGDRRGKSKQGQVQQQQQQQQQQQEHQTLLGMIHPSSSNNIHGNIMRKDSGGYDFAELDQALFLYLDGQEQSGSQEHRQTLNIFPSQPMHVEPSNSKGPISLIPNTSSTSKGPSNQSMEPGKPRTETGKGTKPTVKREGNNGKATVSNSDQEGPKTPDPKTLRRLAQNREAARKSRLRKKAYIQQLESSRIRLSQIEQELQRSRAQGVLFGGGASGGLLGEQGLPTSMGGLSSDAAMFDLEYGRWLEEHHKIMCQLRAALEEHLPENQLRMFVESTLSHYEVLMNLKSIVAKSDVFHLFSGMWKTPTERCFLWIGDFRPSELIKIVLRHIEPLSEQQFLGICGLQQSMQESEEALNQGLEALHHSLSETINSDVLSSPSNMANYMGHMSVAINKLTALEGFVRQADNLRQQTLHRLQQILTTQQSARCFLEIAEYFHRLRALSSLWIARPRQDGPFG; from the exons ATGGGGGATAGAAGAGGGAAGTCAAAGCAGGGACAAgtgcaacaacaacaacaacaacaacaacaacaacaagaacacCAAACACTCTTGGGGATGATCCATCCCTCTTCTTCCAATAATATTCATGGCAACATCAT GAGAAAGGATTCAGGGGGTTACGATTTCGCAGAGCTGGATCAGGCCCTCTTTCTATATCTAGATGGACAGGAACAATCAGGATCTCAAGAACATCGGC AGACTTTGAATATATTCCCTTCCCAGCCCATGCACGTAGAACCATCTAACTCAAAG GGTCCTATCTCTTTGATCCCAAACACTAGTAGTACTTCAAAGGGACCTTCAAACCAATCCATGGAACCAGGAAAACCTAGAACTGAGACAGGAAAAGGAACTAAGCCAACAGTgaag AGAGAAGGAAACAATGGGAAAGCCACAGTTTCTAATTCAGACCAAGAAGGCCCCAAGACACCAGATCCCAAG ACATTGAGAAGGTTAGCTCAGAATAGAGAAGCAGCAAGAAAAAGTAGGCTTAGGAAAAAG GCCTACATTCAACAACTAGAGTCAAGTAGGATCAGACTAAGCCAGATAGAACAAGAGCTTCAGAGATCAAGAGCTCAG GGTGTTCTCTTTGGTGGTGGCGCCAGTGGAGGGCTCCTCGGCGAACAAGGACTCCCCACCAGCATGGGGGGCCTCAGCTCAG ATGCCGCAATGTTCGACCTCGAGTACGGACGATGGCTTGAGGAGCACCACAAGATAATGTGTCAGCTCAGGGCGGCGCTAGAGGAGCACCTACCAGAGAACCAGCTGCGGATGTTCGTCGAGAGCACGCTCTCGCACTACGAAGTGCTGATGAACCTCAAGAGTATCGTGGCCAAGTCCGACGTCTTCCACCTCTTCTCCGGCATGTGGAAGACCCCCACGGAGCGGTGCTTCCTTTGGATCGGCGATTTCCGCCCCTCGGAGCTCATCAAG ATTGTTCTAAGACACATCGAACCGCTCAGCGAACAACAATTCCTGGGGATCTGCGGGCTTCAACAATCGATGCAGGAATCCGAGGAAGCTCTCAACCAAGGCCTCGAAGCTCTCCACCACTCGCTTTCCGAAACCATCAACTCCGACGTGTTGAGCAGCCCGTCGAACATGGCCAACTACATGGGGCATATGTCGGTCGCGATCAACAAGCTCACCGCTCTCGAAGGCTTCGTTAGACAA GCAGATAACCTTAGGCAACAGACCCTCCACAGGCTTCAGCAAATCCTGACCACTCAACAATCCGCGCGATGCTTCTTGGAGATCGCCGAGTACTTCCACCGACTCCGCGCCCTCAGCTCGCTCTGGATCGCCCGCCCGCGGCAGGACGGACCGTTTGGTTAG
- the LOC109724642 gene encoding transcription factor TGAL9-like isoform X3, translated as MGDRRGKSKQGQVQQQQQQQQQQQEHQTLLGMIHPSSSNNIHGNIMRKDSGGYDFAELDQALFLYLDGQEQSGSQEHRQTLNIFPSQPMHVEPSNSKGPISLIPNTSSTSKGPSNQSMEPGKPRTETGKGTKPTVKREGNNGKATVSNSDQEGPKTPDPKTLRRLAQNREAARKSRLRKKAYIQQLESSRIRLSQIEQELQRSRAQGVLFGGGASGGLLGEQGLPTSMGGLSSDAAMFDLEYGRWLEEHHKIMCQLRAALEEHLPENQLRMFVESTLSHYEVLMNLKSIVAKSDVFHLFSGMWKTPTERCFLWIGDFRPSELIKRTTIPGDLRASTIDAGIRGSSQPRPRSSPPLAFRNHQLRRVEQPVEHGQLHGAYVGRDQQAHRSRRLR; from the exons ATGGGGGATAGAAGAGGGAAGTCAAAGCAGGGACAAgtgcaacaacaacaacaacaacaacaacaacaacaagaacacCAAACACTCTTGGGGATGATCCATCCCTCTTCTTCCAATAATATTCATGGCAACATCAT GAGAAAGGATTCAGGGGGTTACGATTTCGCAGAGCTGGATCAGGCCCTCTTTCTATATCTAGATGGACAGGAACAATCAGGATCTCAAGAACATCGGC AGACTTTGAATATATTCCCTTCCCAGCCCATGCACGTAGAACCATCTAACTCAAAG GGTCCTATCTCTTTGATCCCAAACACTAGTAGTACTTCAAAGGGACCTTCAAACCAATCCATGGAACCAGGAAAACCTAGAACTGAGACAGGAAAAGGAACTAAGCCAACAGTgaag AGAGAAGGAAACAATGGGAAAGCCACAGTTTCTAATTCAGACCAAGAAGGCCCCAAGACACCAGATCCCAAG ACATTGAGAAGGTTAGCTCAGAATAGAGAAGCAGCAAGAAAAAGTAGGCTTAGGAAAAAG GCCTACATTCAACAACTAGAGTCAAGTAGGATCAGACTAAGCCAGATAGAACAAGAGCTTCAGAGATCAAGAGCTCAG GGTGTTCTCTTTGGTGGTGGCGCCAGTGGAGGGCTCCTCGGCGAACAAGGACTCCCCACCAGCATGGGGGGCCTCAGCTCAG ATGCCGCAATGTTCGACCTCGAGTACGGACGATGGCTTGAGGAGCACCACAAGATAATGTGTCAGCTCAGGGCGGCGCTAGAGGAGCACCTACCAGAGAACCAGCTGCGGATGTTCGTCGAGAGCACGCTCTCGCACTACGAAGTGCTGATGAACCTCAAGAGTATCGTGGCCAAGTCCGACGTCTTCCACCTCTTCTCCGGCATGTGGAAGACCCCCACGGAGCGGTGCTTCCTTTGGATCGGCGATTTCCGCCCCTCGGAGCTCATCAAG CGAACAACAATTCCTGGGGATCTGCGGGCTTCAACAATCGATGCAGGAATCCGAGGAAGCTCTCAACCAAGGCCTCGAAGCTCTCCACCACTCGCTTTCCGAAACCATCAACTCCGACGTGTTGAGCAGCCCGTCGAACATGGCCAACTACATGGGGCATATGTCGGTCGCGATCAACAAGCTCACCGCTCTCGAAGGCTTCGTTAG
- the LOC109724828 gene encoding 60S ribosomal protein L6-like, which yields MVELGTLGFRSQNPSPIRDAPPPPPLAGELRELLLPHAAAPIPTTLRPFQDQRVINMTENQAYTIATSTKFDISGVGVEKFDDVFRERKEVETEEWEKWIH from the exons ATGGTGGAGCTCGGAACCCTAGGGTTTCGATCCCAAAACCCTAGCCCGATCCGCGacgctcctcctccgccgccgctcgccGGAGAGCTTCGGGAGCTTCTTCTCCCACACGCCGCGGCTCCGATTCCGACGACGCTCAG GCCCTTTCAAGATCAACGGGTTATCAATATGACAGAGAATCAAGCTTATACCATTGCAACATCAACTAAGTTTGATATCTCGGGAGTTGGCGTTGAGAAATTTGATGATGTGTTTCGCGAAAGAAAAGAAGTTGAAACCGAAGAATGGGAGAAGTGGATTCATTGA